One Bradyrhizobium sp. CCGB12 genomic window carries:
- a CDS encoding PQ-loop repeat-containing protein, translating into MNTLHTWLSQQHSFLIGYFGTGLVIGAYVPQIWRLWSEQCSAGISARAYALWMLSSALFLGHSITIGDVVFAITQLVNMIALAIIVVLARRFRNQICTTHARQLHS; encoded by the coding sequence ATGAACACGTTGCATACGTGGCTTTCGCAACAGCACTCCTTCCTCATCGGCTATTTTGGGACAGGGCTCGTCATTGGCGCATACGTCCCTCAGATTTGGCGCCTCTGGAGTGAGCAATGCTCCGCCGGAATCAGCGCGCGCGCCTACGCGCTGTGGATGTTATCGTCGGCGCTCTTTCTCGGTCATTCGATCACCATAGGCGATGTGGTGTTCGCGATTACGCAGCTCGTGAACATGATCGCCCTCGCGATTATCGTGGTGCTTGCGCGGCGGTTCCGTAACCAGATTTGCACCACGCACGCGCGCCAGCTTCACTCATGA